DNA sequence from the Limibacillus sp. genome:
GATGCGCTCGGGATGCCAGCCGCGCCGCCACTCCTCGCCCATGGTCGGGTTCTGGGTGCAGCGGATCGGCGCCATGGTCAGATCGCCGGAAACGCAGATGTTGCAGCCGATGCATTCGCGGATGTCCTCGAAGCGCCCCTCCTCGATCTTCTTGGGCAGGAAGGGATCGGCGATGGAGGGCCGCGCCGCGCCGATCAGGTCCAGGACGCCCTTGTTGATCAGCGAGACCATGCGGTCCGCTGAAGTGTAGCGCCCGACGCCCACCACCGGCTTGTTGGTCAGCGCCTTGATGCCGGAGATGAAGGGCTCCTCGTGCCCTTCCTCGGCGAAACGCGAGGTCATGGAGTCGTTCTCCCAACCCGCCAGCGTCACATCCCAGAGGTCGGGGATGTCGGCGATCAGGCCGATCATGTCCTCCATCTCGTTCTTCTCGAGACCCTTGGGGCCGATCAGCTCGTCCACCGAAAGGCGGCAGGGCACGGCGCAGCGGTCGCCCACCGCCTCCTTCGTGTCGATCAGCAGTTCCTTCATGAAGCGCACGCGGTTCTCAAGGCTGCCTCCGTACTCATCCGTACGGTCGTTGTAGCTGGGCGACAGGAAGTGGTGCAGGAAGCCGAGTTGGTGGGCGGCGTAGACGTAGATCAGGTCGAAGCCGCAGTCGCGCGCGCGCAGCGCCGCCTTCTTGTGCCAGCGGCGCAGGTTGCGGATGTCCTCCAGATCCATGCGCCTGGCCTGCACCGGGTCGTAGTGAAAGGTGGCGACCGGCAGGTCGGCCGGCCCCAACGGGACCTCGCGGCTGTACTGGTTGGGCGCGTTCATGCCGTTGTGGGCCAGTTCGATGCCCGCCAAGGCGCCGCCCTCGTGGATGCTGTCCGCCATGCGGCTCAGGTGGGGCATGTCCTTTTCGTCCCAGAGCCTGAGCTCGATGTAGGGGCCGATGTCGCCGGTGTGGTGGATCTCCACCTGCTCGGTGCAGACCACGGCCCAGCCGCCCTCGGCCTTGACCCGGCGGATGCCCGCGACCGCCGTGGGGTCGCGGTAGCCCATCCCGTTGCAATGCGGCACCTGATAGAAGCGGTTGCGGGCGGTGACCGGGCCAATCTGCACCGGCTCGAAAAGCACGTCGTAGCGGGAGTCGCGGGTCATGGGCCTCAGCTCTGCTTCGGGGTGACAGTGAGTTGCTCATCGCTCCAGGCGCCGGGCCAGACTTCCGCGCCCTCGCGGCGCAGACGGCGTATCTCCTTGATCGGGATATCGCGCACATGGAGCAGCGGTCCGGCCCCTTCGGTCTCCTTGAAGACGCCGGTGTCGGCGAACCGGCCGTCGAAGCCCAACTCCGGCTCGCAGGGCAGGAAGACGGCCGCGCCCGAGGTGTTGTCGCGCGGCGGATCCAGCGGCGTGGTGCCGACGCACCCGACCGCCGCCACGCAGGTGAAGAGCTCCACCGCCCGCGCCTTGGCGCAGCCGAAGACCCGCGAATAGCCGGAGAGAAAGCTGGTGTAGGAAGGCACCAGCAGCAGGTCCAGATCCGGCACTTCGCGCGCCAGACGCGCGGACACGGCGGGCAATTCCACATCGAGGCATATCAGCATGGCGCAGGTCAGGCCGTTCCAGGTGAAAGGCCGGACCTCATGGCCGACGCCCAGGAACCAGCCCTCCGGGTCCTTCTCCGAGCGCAGCAGCGCCAGTTTGTCGTGGATGATGGGGTCTTTCCGCCCCGGCACCAGGAAGTGGGCGCGGTTCAGGTATCCCTCCTCCACCGCCGCCGGCCAGGTTCCGGCGAGCAGCGCGATGCCGGTCTTGTCGACCAGCTCTTGAAGCAGCGGCAGTTGCGCGGCGCCCTCCTTGGCCATGGTGGCCACCTCGACGTTCACGTTGGCTTCCGGCTCGCAGTAGGGCAGCCAGATCTCGCTGACGTACTCCGGCATGACGAGCAGGGAAGAGCCCGCGGCCTTCGCTTCCAAAAGCGCGGCCTCGACCCGCTGGAGCCAGGCGTGACGGTCTGAGGGCACCTCGGCCATGTTCACGGCCCAGAGGGAGAGAGACAGGCTATCGGTCATGGGGCAGGCTATGTCCGGTGGGGTTCGCTGTTCAAGAGAAGGGGCGAAGGCGGCCCGATCTTGGCCTCCTCCGCCCCGGTCTTTCGGGTCCTTCCAGCCAAGCGGATTACTTGGTCAGGTCGGTCCAGATCGCGGTGTAGATGTCGTTGACCTCCTGCGGGCAGGCGGGCAGGAAGACGCCGACGTCCTTGAACTCATCGGGAATGATGATCTCAGGCGCGGTCTTCATGTCCTCCGGCATGAACTCCTCGGAGCCCTCGATGCCGTTGGCATAGCGGGCGAACTCGGAGATCAGCGCGGCGTTCTCAGGCGCCATGACGAAGTTCTGGAAGAGCTTGGCGTTCTCGACATTCTCGGCGTCCGCCAGCACCAGCACGCTGTCCATCCAGAGGGGGAAGCCCTCCTTGGGATAGCCGAACTGGATCGAGGACTTGGCGAGACGCGCGCGGAAGGCCGCACCGTTCCAGTAGGCCGAGGCGGCGAAGTCGCCACGCGGCATCTTCTCGACCAGGCCGTAGTCCATGGAGAGCCACTTGGGCTTCGCCGCGACCAGCACGTCGCGGGCCTTCTTCAGGGCTTCCTTGTCGTTCGTGCAGGGCTCGGAGCCGACGTACATCAGCGCGAGGCCGATGATGTCGCCCATCTCGGGAGCCATGTTGATCTTACCGGCCAGTTCTTCCGGCGGATCGAAGACGATCGCGGAGGTGTTGATGTCGCCGCTATAGACCTCCGTGTCGACCACCATGCCGACGCTGCCCCACTGCCAGGGAACGGAGTAGTGACGGCCCGGATCCCAAGAGGGATCGGCCCACTGAGGGGCCACATGCTTGAAGTTCTCCATCTGGTCGGGGCGGGTCTCCAGCGCGAGGCCCTCCTCGATGAAGATCTTCACGTAGTTGGCCGAGGGCACCACGAGATCGAAGCCGTGGCCGCCAGCCTGAACCTTGGCGAGCGCGGTCGAGTTGGAATCGTAGTCCGTGATGGTGACTTCGACGTCATAGGTCTGTTCGAACTTCTCAATCAGCTCGGGGCTGGTGTAGTTGCCCCAGTTGTAGAGATTGAGCTTGCCCGCGGCCTGGGCCGTACCGGCCGTCGCCAGCAGCGCGGCGGTAAAGACACCCGCCATCAATTTTGTTCGCATAACCAAAAGCCTCCTGCTTTCTTCATTAAAGTGCGCTTCATCTTAAGCGCGGCGTCGGGTGATCACAAAGAAGAGAGACACGACCACCACCGAAATGGCCAAGAGGGCCGTGGAGATCGCATTGATCTCCGGCGTGATGATCCGCCGTATCTGACCCAGCATGTAGGTCGGCAGGGTTTCCTGCCCGGCGGATTTCACGAACTCGGTGATCACCACATCGTCGAGCGAGATGACGAAGGCCAGCATGGCCCCGGCCAGGATTCCAGGCCAGAGCAGCGGCAAGGTCACTCGCGTAAAAGTCTTCCAGGGCGTCGCGTAGAGGTCCGCCGCCGCCAACTCCAGCATGCCGTCCATCGACTCCAGGCGCGCGCGGATCGGCAAGTAGGCGAAGGGGATGCAAAAGGCGGTGTGCGCGATCACCAGATAGAAGAGCCCCTGGATTCCGGTCAGCACCTTGATCATCGCGAACAGGATCAAGAGCGCCGTCGCGGTCACGATCTCCGGCACCATCAGGGGCTGGTTGATCAGGACATAGATCGCGGTCTGCCCCTTGAAGGCCTTGGTGCGCGTGGTGCCCAGCGCCGCCATGGTCGCCACCACCGTGGAGAAGAAGGAGGCCTGGACCGCCAGCACGAGCGAGCGGACGGTGGCGTCCTGCACCGCCTCGTTCTGCCAGGCGGAGACATACCACTGAAGGGAAAAACCCTCCCAGATCGCGATGTACTTGCCTGCGTTGAAGGAATAGACCACCAGCGTGATGATCGGCGCGTAGAGCAGCAGGAAGCAGATGATGGCGACCGTGGTGAAGCCCGGCAGGGTCTTCAGGTCGAAGGGCCGCCCGCGCGGGCGCGGCGCCTTCACCGCTGCAACCGTTTGTTTCTCAGCGATATCGGCCA
Encoded proteins:
- a CDS encoding ABC transporter permease, producing the protein MADIAEKQTVAAVKAPRPRGRPFDLKTLPGFTTVAIICFLLLYAPIITLVVYSFNAGKYIAIWEGFSLQWYVSAWQNEAVQDATVRSLVLAVQASFFSTVVATMAALGTTRTKAFKGQTAIYVLINQPLMVPEIVTATALLILFAMIKVLTGIQGLFYLVIAHTAFCIPFAYLPIRARLESMDGMLELAAADLYATPWKTFTRVTLPLLWPGILAGAMLAFVISLDDVVITEFVKSAGQETLPTYMLGQIRRIITPEINAISTALLAISVVVVSLFFVITRRRA
- a CDS encoding FAD-dependent oxidoreductase; this encodes MTRDSRYDVLFEPVQIGPVTARNRFYQVPHCNGMGYRDPTAVAGIRRVKAEGGWAVVCTEQVEIHHTGDIGPYIELRLWDEKDMPHLSRMADSIHEGGALAGIELAHNGMNAPNQYSREVPLGPADLPVATFHYDPVQARRMDLEDIRNLRRWHKKAALRARDCGFDLIYVYAAHQLGFLHHFLSPSYNDRTDEYGGSLENRVRFMKELLIDTKEAVGDRCAVPCRLSVDELIGPKGLEKNEMEDMIGLIADIPDLWDVTLAGWENDSMTSRFAEEGHEEPFISGIKALTNKPVVGVGRYTSADRMVSLINKGVLDLIGAARPSIADPFLPKKIEEGRFEDIRECIGCNICVSGDLTMAPIRCTQNPTMGEEWRRGWHPERIREKESEKPVLVVGAGPAGLECAHALGKRGYEVTLAEAGQELGGRVAREAQLPGLSAWIRVRDYRAQQFLNLPKVQLYLESELDAAAVLELGLPRVVIATGAHWRRDAVAHHHLRPLEFGEGLEILTPDDLMAGKRPKGKRVMVWDDDHFYMASVLTELLAGEGYEVRFATPAPEVATWTRNTMEQHLIQGRLIEKDVPLHLFRALEAGSAGGVTLSCVFSGREEEVETDALVLVTARLPDDSLLRDLHARKADWAKAGIESVTAIGDALAPATIAHAVYAGRRYAEELDGPELPEFEPPFKREVTALAEL
- a CDS encoding extracellular solute-binding protein yields the protein MRTKLMAGVFTAALLATAGTAQAAGKLNLYNWGNYTSPELIEKFEQTYDVEVTITDYDSNSTALAKVQAGGHGFDLVVPSANYVKIFIEEGLALETRPDQMENFKHVAPQWADPSWDPGRHYSVPWQWGSVGMVVDTEVYSGDINTSAIVFDPPEELAGKINMAPEMGDIIGLALMYVGSEPCTNDKEALKKARDVLVAAKPKWLSMDYGLVEKMPRGDFAASAYWNGAAFRARLAKSSIQFGYPKEGFPLWMDSVLVLADAENVENAKLFQNFVMAPENAALISEFARYANGIEGSEEFMPEDMKTAPEIIIPDEFKDVGVFLPACPQEVNDIYTAIWTDLTK
- a CDS encoding nitrilase-related carbon-nitrogen hydrolase is translated as MTDSLSLSLWAVNMAEVPSDRHAWLQRVEAALLEAKAAGSSLLVMPEYVSEIWLPYCEPEANVNVEVATMAKEGAAQLPLLQELVDKTGIALLAGTWPAAVEEGYLNRAHFLVPGRKDPIIHDKLALLRSEKDPEGWFLGVGHEVRPFTWNGLTCAMLICLDVELPAVSARLAREVPDLDLLLVPSYTSFLSGYSRVFGCAKARAVELFTCVAAVGCVGTTPLDPPRDNTSGAAVFLPCEPELGFDGRFADTGVFKETEGAGPLLHVRDIPIKEIRRLRREGAEVWPGAWSDEQLTVTPKQS